CGTGTCACCTCGCGTGCGCCTCGAATGGATGCGATGGAGCGCCTCCTCCTGTCGAACAGTGCCGACCCGGCACGGCACGCACTGACCGCATGACTCGTCGCGGAAGAAGGCCGCGATGCGCAGGAGAATCGGCACGAGATCGATCCTGTCGTCGAAGGCCATGATGACGCCGGAGCCGAGCGTCGCCTGGGCCGCGCGGGTGCCCTCGAAGGTGAGCGGCATGTCCAGCTCGTCGGGCCGGACGAAGATGCCCGCCGCGCCGCCCAGGAGCACCGCCTGGAGCGGCCGCCCATCTGCGACGCCGCCCGCCATGTTCAGCATCTGCCGGAGCGTAGTGCCGAACGGCACCTCGTACACCCCGGGCCGCGTCACGTTGCCGCAGAGGCAGAAGAGCCGCGGGCCGGTCGAGCCGGGCGTGCCGATCGCCGCGTAGGCCGGGCCGCCGATGCGGAGGATCTCGAGGACATTGACCAGCGTCTCGACGTTATTGATCAGCGTCGGCTTGCCGAACACGCCGACCTGGACCGGGAACGGCGGCTTGTTCCGCGGCTCGCCGCGCAAACCCTCGATCGAGTTGAAGACCGCCGTCTCCTCCCCGCAGATGTAGGCCCCACCGCCCCGCCGAATCTCGAGATCGAACCGGAAACCGGACCCCATGACGTCGTCGCCGAGGAGGCCGCGCGCCCGGGCGGTGTCGATCGCGTGCTGCAGCCGCTCCGTCGCTAGCGGGTATTCGCCGCGGATATAGATGAAACCCTGCTCGCAGCCAGTCGCGTAGGCGGCGATCGTCATCGCCTCGACCAGGCTGAACGGGTCGCCCTCCATGATGACCCGGTCCTTGAAGGTGCCCGGCTCCGACTCGTCGGCGTTGCAGATGAGGAAGTGCGGACGGACCGGCTGGCGCGCCACTGCGTCCCACTTCCTCCCCGTCGGAAAGGCGGCGCCGCCGCGTCCCATCAGCTTGGCGTCGGTCACCTCCCGAATGACAGCTTCAGGCCCGCGCTTGAGGGCGGTCCGCAGGGCCTCGTAGCCGCCGTGCGCCCGGTACTCATCGAGGC
The nucleotide sequence above comes from Gemmatimonadales bacterium. Encoded proteins:
- a CDS encoding NAD(P)H-dependent oxidoreductase subunit E, coding for MDLRLMDAIPTQEEREALDLFLGAPQSGWEGGLRDERDAYTAGGGHEARARRHLLLPALQAIQSRIGWISEGALNYVCERLTIPPADAYGVATFYALLSTVPRPRRVLHVCDDIACRCKGAAELCEQLERTVGPAYHHGPDGDHVVFAENDAVWLRSPCLGLCDQAPAALVTVADAKPIERLFGHADLAGLQRLLAGELAASLEPRGRLPQAGDPFLRLLRRVDVIDPTSLDEYRAHGGYEALRTALKRGPEAVIREVTDAKLMGRGGAAFPTGRKWDAVARQPVRPHFLICNADESEPGTFKDRVIMEGDPFSLVEAMTIAAYATGCEQGFIYIRGEYPLATERLQHAIDTARARGLLGDDVMGSGFRFDLEIRRGGGAYICGEETAVFNSIEGLRGEPRNKPPFPVQVGVFGKPTLINNVETLVNVLEILRIGGPAYAAIGTPGSTGPRLFCLCGNVTRPGVYEVPFGTTLRQMLNMAGGVADGRPLQAVLLGGAAGIFVRPDELDMPLTFEGTRAAQATLGSGVIMAFDDRIDLVPILLRIAAFFRDESCGQCVPCRVGTVRQEEALHRIHSRRTRGDTTGELALLDEIGLAMKDASICGLGQTAYSAVESAIKRLQLFDGSAR